In Blastococcus saxobsidens DD2, the genomic stretch CTTGCGCCGACGGGTGGCGAGGATCGCCCGGCCCGCGCGGGTACGCATCCGCAGCCGGAAGCCGTGGACCTTGGACCGGCGCCGGTTGTTCGGCTGGAACGTGCGCTTGCTCACGAGGTACTCCCACTACACGACATCGGCGGTGCGCCCCCGTCGGTGGACGGGCGCGCGCAGG encodes the following:
- the rpmH gene encoding 50S ribosomal protein L34; amino-acid sequence: MSKRTFQPNNRRRSKVHGFRLRMRTRAGRAILATRRRKGREKLSA